Genomic DNA from Shewanella woodyi ATCC 51908:
CCTTAAAGTGCCCTTCGAGGGTGGCTTACTAATGCGAACTCTTTTGACTAATTTACTATTATTTGCAAGTTTGCTGAGATTAACTGAGGTGGAGGTCCCCTTCAGGTCAACAACAAGTCGATAGGGACCAGTTAACGTGAAATAACTGAAATCAGGAGCCTTATTCAGGTCAAAAACGACTCGAGTCGACTCAGGTGCAGCCCAAATTCTCACTCCATCCAGTTTATTAGCACTATGGACAAAGAAAGATGAGCACAAGGTCACCGACAATAGAAAAAATTGTAAAAACGACGCTATTTTTATCATTATTATTTGAATTTACTTAGTAACAACTGCCCTTTTTCAGATCCTGAAACTATCTCAACCTCACGACCTGCATCCAGATATTTTATGTGACAACTTATATCTGCTTCGGGCATTAACCCATGACCACGATCAGGCCACTCAACGATACAGATACTATTTTCGGTGAAATAATCTCTGATCCCCATAAACTCTAACTCTTCAGGATCGCTTAAACGATAAAGATCGAAATGAAATAGATCGATGCCAGCTAGCTCATAGGGCTCTACTAAAGCATAAGTAGGACTCTTTACCGCACCTTGATGGCCAAAAGCCTGTATCAATCCACGACTTAAGGTCGTTTTACCTGCACCAAGCTCACCCGATAGGTTTAAGATCAATGGAGGCGTAATGATTGCCGCTAATCGCTTCCCTAACTCGACCATATCTTGCTCATTATCTAAGTAGACTTTAACTGATGTCATGGTATCTATCTTTAACACTCTAAAGTTAATTCGAACCCGTTACTTTATATTAAATAGCTTACTAGCTAAACAGCTTTCACTCAATTGCAGTTAAACTTTACTAAAATACTAAAGATTATTAACTAAGTGTCTAATATGTGGCATTAAGTCACTTGCTAACATTCCTCTTTCCCCCTCTAATGCTGCGCGATCAGCTGCCTCACCATGGATAACCACTCCCATCTTGGCTGCGGTGAAGGAGTCGAAGTCTTGAGCCATAAGCGCTGAAATAACACCTCCTAAGGCATCACCAGCTCCACCACTTGCTAAGCCTGGGTTTCCTACTGGTGCGACAACACACTCTTTAGCGCCACAAATCAATGTGCCGGGCCCCTTCAGCACCGCCACACCACCATATTTAGTCTGTATTGCTTTAACAGCCGCAAACCTATCTTGCTCCACCTCACCAGTCGTAATACCTAAAAGCTTTGCCGCTTCAGCAGAATGTGGCGTCAATACCCACTTTTCCTGTTTATAGGGCTCACGGCTTAACATATTTAATGCATCGGCATCCAATACGCAGGGCTTATCACTTAATCCTACAGCTTTAAGTAAATTATAGCCCCAATCTTGCTGTCCAAGTCCGGGGCCAATCAAGAGAACATCCGCCCAACCTAGTTTGAGGTAAACCTCCATATCAACCAGATCACAACCCCAGAACATCAATTCAGGTCGAGTCGCGTTAACTGCTAATTGGTGTGCAGGCTTTGAGATAACCGTAACCAACCCACTACCAGCTCTTAAACAAGCTTCAGCTGCAAGCCTAACCGCTCCAGCCATGCCTGTATCGCCACCTATGATAGAAACCTTACCCGAGTCCCCTTTATGAGAGTCCCTTGCTCTGGGAGCAATCTGCTCCCTTACAAAGTCTAAAGAGATCATTTTTGATGATGGCGGAGATAAATACTCAGTTAAACCGATATCAGCGAACAACAGCTCTCCCACGCAGACTCTTGCTCGGCCAGTTAATAGTCCCTGCTTTACTGCCCCAAAGGTAAGCGTGACATTTGCGATAACAGCCCCCTCTCCCGCTCCAGTGTCAGGGTTCAGTCCAGAGGGGATATCTAAGCTGAAAACCTTAGCTTTACTTAGGTTTACCGCCTCTATTATCGGCTTAAACTGCCCTCTTAATTCCCCTTTACACCCGACTCCTAGCAGACCATCAACAATGATTGACGCTGAAAGGATTTTATCGATATCAGAACACTCTACTCTAC
This window encodes:
- the tsaE gene encoding tRNA (adenosine(37)-N6)-threonylcarbamoyltransferase complex ATPase subunit type 1 TsaE; the protein is MTSVKVYLDNEQDMVELGKRLAAIITPPLILNLSGELGAGKTTLSRGLIQAFGHQGAVKSPTYALVEPYELAGIDLFHFDLYRLSDPEELEFMGIRDYFTENSICIVEWPDRGHGLMPEADISCHIKYLDAGREVEIVSGSEKGQLLLSKFK
- a CDS encoding NAD(P)H-hydrate dehydratase, whose translation is MHTSMIHLPVNLFLASQVEDAEKAFVGAKDISINQLVEAAGTKAFELLSSSIDRASPILLLAGYGNNGADTYVCARLLIEAGYQISLMGLDKTQMGTEVLSAQSEFRRVGGRVECSDIDKILSASIIVDGLLGVGCKGELRGQFKPIIEAVNLSKAKVFSLDIPSGLNPDTGAGEGAVIANVTLTFGAVKQGLLTGRARVCVGELLFADIGLTEYLSPPSSKMISLDFVREQIAPRARDSHKGDSGKVSIIGGDTGMAGAVRLAAEACLRAGSGLVTVISKPAHQLAVNATRPELMFWGCDLVDMEVYLKLGWADVLLIGPGLGQQDWGYNLLKAVGLSDKPCVLDADALNMLSREPYKQEKWVLTPHSAEAAKLLGITTGEVEQDRFAAVKAIQTKYGGVAVLKGPGTLICGAKECVVAPVGNPGLASGGAGDALGGVISALMAQDFDSFTAAKMGVVIHGEAADRAALEGERGMLASDLMPHIRHLVNNL